Part of the Zingiber officinale cultivar Zhangliang chromosome 6A, Zo_v1.1, whole genome shotgun sequence genome, GAGAAAGATGAGGCTCCTGCCAATGTAGTAGTGCTCTAGAAAGTGTGAGCTTTCATATTGGCGTCCTCTCATAGAAATGTGATTAATCCCATGATTCAAGCCTCATGGACTTTATCCTTGTCGTTGGTATCACAGTAGACAGTAAATTTACTACTTGAATAGAATAACTTGATTTTATCGGAAATTAGATAAGCATAAAAAGATGGCAACATGTGTGTATTTTTTAGTGACAACTTAGACTTCTACACCAGGAATGAACACCGTACTCTCACGTAGCAGTCTGTGAGGAGACATCTTCTAAatggaaataattttatttatccgTGATAGAATTTAAAGCCCATCAGTACATAACCCCCCATAGATATTGATGACTCATCAAACACAACTTCTGGTCCTAAAGAAATTGCAGCTCACCTGAACTTTGTGTCCCTACGGCTTGTAATTACATGCTATGTATATCTTTTGTTGTATTATATTTTCTGTTATTATTAGAACATATGCATTTGTAGAACATGCTTACCTTAATAAAAATTAGGAAATATATGACATGCTTTTCCCCAGATAATAGAAAAACCATATTAATTTCCCTCTTACGCTGTTATTTTTTTTCAACAAAGTGCCTTTGAAGTTGTGATTTCAAGCATTAAACTAACTCCATGCTTTTATGATCTCTTACTCATACCTGATGCAAATGAATTTGATTAATCTAAAATAAATATATCCACTAAAATAAGCTGGTTCAATGTTTTAAAtacttctttttttatttcttcttggttgAAAATTTGACTTTAATGATCTATTTAAATATATCCACTAAAATAAACTGCTTCAATGTTCAAataacaattttattttatttacacttggccttatatatatatatatatatatatatatatagagagagagagagagagagagagagagagagagagagagatacaCACATGTCGTTGATACCCTGCACAACGCACGTGAGAGGCACCTCGCCTTGTGAGAGGCGCCCACACGCAGGGTGTGCAGGGTAACACGacgttatctatatatatatatatattttgcctGAGTCATAATGAGATCAGTTACATTAGATAGTTAACTTTGAGTTTATCTATCATGTGTTATGTCAATACCACCTATAACCATCTATTTCTGAAATTGCAGAGTAATATTGTAGCTTTTGGATAATGTTTCTGTTCTCTAAATGTTGTTCCCTcattctatttagttatttaaatttagttaagtttgtgAGCCAAGTTAAGTTGTTCTCTGAAATTATTTTGAAGCTTAAATAGGTATATCTTTATGACCCATACTTCATAGCTCCCTTAATTTCATTCCTTTTTCCTCCCTAAGTTACAGATATATTTATCTTTATAACTGACTAACTATGGAAACTGAGACTATTTCTTATGTTTGGTATTAATAATCTGTAATCATTGTTTCCATGATATCTGTATGATTGAAAAGTACCTTTTCTGTATTCATCCTTTATGCATATTACATACTGTTTTCCATATATTTAGTCTTGTTTCTCAATCTAAGTAATCCAATTAATACTTAGGCTTTCCCTAGTATTGGTATCTATATAAGAGAAGCATAAACTTCTTATTTTTCCATATCTATTAGTTTCTTATTTGGCTGCTATATACGTTTTGAAATTGTCATCTTTATGATTTCACCAGCTTTGAAAagcatatatttttttctatcaTAGTGATGGAATTTGGAACTTACTCACACCACTAAGTTTCTTCATACAACTCATACCTTTTCCTTTAGATTTTCTTTTTTTCCTGACTCCTGAATGTACAAGCCATCAATTTCTACATTGATTTTGGTAGTTGTTCTAACCTCTTATGTCTATTCATCTATTAAAAGTTCTTAGcatcattttattttattgaagTAAAAAGTAGTtacatttttttccttttccatttttttttaaaatatagatAACGAACTGTATAAACTTATTTACAACAcagctaaatttttttttgtggTATTTGGTTTGGAATATTGATCCCTATTTATTATGTCagtattaaatttgaaaaaatcatTCTGCTACAGGATTGACAGAAAATATCAGATGGTGAACATTCTCCTTTCATGCTGGAATCACTCCGCCTTTCATTGCAATCATTCAGTATTTAATGAGAGTGAAAGATTCTCCCAATTTGTATGTTAAGTGGCTTAACCTTGTGATCTTAGCTCTTAAATAGTATATTGCTTGACACAGCCATAAATTAAGTGTTTTGATCTTTACACAGACATGATTCCTTTTGCCTTGTTCTTCATTGTGTAAACTTGCATTTTACCTTAGAATGTTTAGCTTCCTCTGAGGACACAAGCATTTGTGTGTAGGAGAGTATATGATATTATCAACAAATGTTTGTGGTGGTTGACTGAGCAGGATTATGCCAATGTGAGTTTTTTCATCCATCCGTGTCTATATTCCATACAACTGGAATGCCTTTTTCTTACCTTCTGTGTGTGCACTTATGAACCTTTGACTCTTCTTCTCAGCAACACCAGGAAGAAGTTGGTAAACCTTTGAACCAGACTCAGGTAGAAATGAATGGAGCATTGCAATCAGGTGGGCATTCACAAAAGACACTGAATACTCCGACAAGCAGTCAACAGTTAAAATCTGCTTCAGATAATGTACAGAGTAGTGGCACCTCTCCTCATGTCAAGGGAAAGAAGAGATTGAGGAATGATCAAATAGTGGAGCCAATCAAGGGTGACCAGACCATGGAACTTGTCAAGAAAGACCTTCATACAGAAACAATCAAGCGAGAGCAATTTTCTAAAGTTGGTGATGGAGGTTTTGTTACCTTTAAATTTGACAACATTAACACAGAAATTAACAAAATATCTGATAAAGGTGGGCTTGTGAGCACTGAAGGGGTTGAGAATTTGGTCAGCTTAATGCAACTAGATATAACAGAGAAGAAAATAGATTTAGCTGGTCGCATAATACTTGTTGATGTCATTACCGTTACAGAAAAGTCCGATTTCCTTAATAAGTTTGTTCAGCTTAGGGGAGTGCCTGTGCTGGATGAATGGCTCCAGGAGGTGCACAAAGGAAAGACTGATAATGGAAGCAATCCTCATGAGAGTGAAAAATTAGTTGAGGAATTTCTCTTGTCTTTGCTTCGTGCACTTGAAAAATTGCCTATAAACCTACATGCTCTGCAGATTTGTAATATTGGCAAGTCGGTGAACAATTTACGCAGTCATAAAAACATGGAGATTCAGAAGAGAGCTAGGGGTCTTGTTGACACTTGGAAGAAACGAGTTGATGCAGAGATGTCAAAAATAAGTGATGGGAAATTTGTTGCATCTGGTCAACCAGCTTCATTTTCTATGAAGCCAGGACATTCTGATGTTACTCAAGCAGGAAATAAGCGCACTGGATCAATTGATGCAGCTGGTAAAATCTCTATAACTCGGCCATCAGCTGGTAAGGCTTTACCTAGTAAACATGGGATCACTGATTCTAATAATAAGCCAATTGAACTTGCACCTCTTGTAGCTAGCTCAAAGGATCTACATTGTAAAACAGCTGCAGGCAGTGGGGTTTCAATATTGTCATTTCCAACAGTTAAAGAGGAGAAGAGCATTGCTTCCAGTCCATCTCAGAGCAACAGCCACTCTTGTTCTAGTGATCAGGTAAAAACAATGACTTCTTCATGGAAGGAAGAAGCAATGAGTTCAGTAGTTGGATCTGGGAATGCTAGCAAGTTAATTGGCTCTATGAACCGCAGACGTCGGTCAAGCAATGGGCTTCTTGTAACTAATGTATCTGGAAATCTTAATGAAATTCATGCTGGTAAGTGTATGTCAGTTAACAAGGTTATGACAGCAGAAAAAACATTACAAGGTGAAAAACCACTTGATATCCCTGTTGATGATCATGGAAATATCAGTACGTTGATAGTTAGGTTTCCCAACACCGGACGAAGCCCAGGGAAGAGTGACAGTGGTGGTTCTCTTGAGGATCAATTGGTAACTAGCGGCAAATCATCGCCTGTGGGTATATCAGACAAAAATGATTTGAATGATGGCAAATTAAAACTGAAGAACGATGTTCCTTTGTATCACACAACTGATGTTAATACAGCGTCATGTCAGGGCAATGATGTTAAAGAAGGATTAAGTGGGATTGAAGAACAAAGAAGAAATGCTGAGGTAACTGCAAAACTCGCAGATCCTGCTAGAACTGCCTGTTTGTCAGGGAATGAAAATGGAGCTTGCTGGACTGAACCAAGGGCAAATTCTTACAATTCTATGCTTGCCTTGGTAGAAAGTTGTGCTGAGTATTCTGAATCTGCCAATCCTTTGGCTGCTGGGGATGATATGGGGATGAATCTATTAGCTACTGTGGCTGCTGGGGAAATTTCCAGGTCTAACATAATTACACCAATTGATTCACTTGGAAGTCCACGTGCAGTAGAGGAACAATGCACTGGCAACGATGTCTCTATGTTAGGATTATCTTGTGATGATGATATGGCTGAGAGGAATACTCCACATGATGAATCTGCTAATTCTAGCTctgagaagaaagaaaagaaagttgATTGTGTGTTAGCTTCTGATATATTACAGACTGATAACAAGCTTACAAGTAAAAGTGCTAATTCTACTCAATTGCAGACAACACAATCTACTATCACATGTATGAGCTCTCTTGATAATTTAGATTCTGAGAACACAGTGGGAAAATCTGGGGAAGAAAGAATTGATGAACCAGAACCAGAGGAGGGTGATAGCATTGGAGCTGATCCAATTAAAGACAAACAAACCACTGATGTGCAAATTTCTGGCATTTGTACATATATTAGGCCTAATTTTACAGGCCCATTGAAGGATGAAAACACATCTTTTGAAAGGAATTGTAAGATTGAAGATAACAACAATATGTGCTTTTCTGATGTTAAAGCAGGTAATAAGCGTGATATAGATGTCAGTGATTCTGGTAGGAAATTAGAAGCTCCTGTTGTTGAAGAGCATACGACAAGCCAAGTAGTGAAAAAACCGTCAAGTAGTTCTAGCTCGACTGAAAACCTTTTGAAATCTTCTTCACTAGATTCTGAAATCTCATTGCCTGCTGTCAGTATGCCTTCTCTTACCGCTATCAATGAGTCTAATGTCATGAAATCCAATAACATGGAGATCAGTCCGTTGGAATTGTCCTGTGAAGCAAAGGAGAAGAATATCCCCCCTCCTAGCACTGATGAACTAGTAGTGTCTGCTGCTGTTTCTCGTGTCACTGCTGAGATTCTTGAAAATTTAAAGGAGGCTAATGAGAGTCGCTCAGCTGAATCATCAGCAATTCAAGAAGTGCTGTCTACTAAAATCAAGGAAACTGAGAATTCAGCAAAGTCTTATAGGTCATTTGGGTTTGAGGAAGTGAAGGAGGAGGATCATGCATCATCTTTAGATCGCTGCTCATCAATTGTTTTTGCTGAACAAGTTGTTGTCACTAGACTCCAACTTGATTTGAATGAAGGCATTCCTGTGGACGAAGGAAATCAAGGGAAGCCAGTTATCTCTTCATCAATATCTGCCTCTTCAGTACATATGCCTTGCCAATCTCTTTTCTCAATTTCTATGTCAACTAATTTGCCAGCTTCAGTAACCGTAGCTGCTCCAGCAAAAGGTCCTTTTGTTCCACCTGAAGTTTTGTTGAAGACTAAGGGTCAGCCTGGATGGAAAGGCTCAGCGGCTACTAGTGCATTCCGGCCAGCTGAGCCATGGAAGGCATCTAATATTCTAGATACCCTGCCATCTGATGGTGCTGGAAAGAAGAGTCATCTGCTGCTACATATTGATCTTAACATAGCTGATGAGGACGTTGAGGATCAGATGGCAGGTATTACTACTGCTAATGATTTCCCTACAAAAAATGTTGTCGGGGTAGATCTCGATTTAAACAAAGTTGATGATAGTGTGAAGAATGGCCAGTTCTTGGCAAGCACTAACCGTAGATTGGAGCTGCCACTTTTGCACATTCAATCTGCATCTGGAGGACTCCCTGCTGGCAAAGCAAATGTACTCCGGAATTTTGATCTGAATGACAGACCAGGCATTGATGAAATTGGTACAGAAATGCAACCCAGGTGCCAACAAGCAAACTATGCAAATATTGTACCAAGTTTAGCTCCTGTTAGTGGTCATAGAACAAATAATTTGGAACCTGGgtatgcctcatcttccttctgtCCTAACTCTTATCCAGGTGCTGTTCCATCTTTTTTGCCTGATAGAGGAGAGCAATTCAATCTGGCAGTTGCAGCAGTAGAATCCCATAGAATTTCAGGATCATTATGTGCTGGTAACCTTGGTAATGATATTTATCAGGGTCTTGCATTATCATCATTTCCTGCTACAACATTTCCTTTTGCAAACTTATCCTGTCCTTCCACTTTTTCATGTGCACCAGCCGCCTCTTTCTCTGGTGGATCAATCCCATATGTTGATTCTTCTAGTGGAGGTGGTTCGTGCTTCCCTGCTTATCCTTCACTACTTGTCGGTCCTGTTTCTGCTGTTTCATCTCACTATCCTAGGCCTTACATGATAAGTTTTCCTGAAGGTAGCACTGGTAGTTTGAGTAGACAAGGCTTGGATTTGAATACTGGTCCTGGGAGTGGATATCTGGAAGGAAAAGAGGGGAATCTGCCTTCATCCTCAAGATATCTTTTGCCTGCTTCTTCCCAGATTTTCATGGAGAATCAGACTAGAATGTATGGTGTTCCTGGTGTGGGTTCCAAGAGGAAGGAGCCTGAAGGGAGTTGGGGTGCAGAAAGACCCACTGAGAGATCGGCTAAGCATTCACCATGGAAGTAAGAAAATAAATGAAGAAGCAGCTTTGCACGGTACCTCGAGTCCGGTGAACTACTAATCTGTTACCTTTGTTTATATGTAAAATGCCGTGTTTGCGATGCATAGTCTACTAAGCACATGGAATTTATCTTTGTATTGTTTTTCTAGGTTATACACCAACTGAGGCACACATCCTAGTGCATGCATCAAGCATGAATTTGGGATCTTACTGAGGTGATCCAGAACTTGCTTTAATTCCTGTAAATTTCACTCACCATTTTCATCTTCTCTGAAGATGTTTTCTTGGCATTTTTAGGGCTTTCAGGTAAGtttgctgttttttttttcttatggaAAGATAATAAAGCAGGCTTTTTATATAACGTCTCCAATAGAATTAAATGCATTctctaaatatatttattttatcataCCTTGTGCTAATGCCACTGAGTACATTCGATTTATGGGAGGCATTTCACTGATTCCAATAGCTTGGCGTGAGAATATGTTGTTTTTTCTCATGCATGcactacaattttttttttatttagttcgTAGCTCTTTAAGATTGTCAGTTGAATCTTCCCTACATGGGCACATTTTAATTCCATGTCTATAATACATATCACAAGCGATGATATTCCTTGCTTGGGGCGGATGTGAATAGCAGCAGTTCTTCAGTGTCTCAACGTGTACGTCTTATTACCTGACAAATTGTgacattttatattttttattgtagAAAAGCACATCTTAACATTCACTTCATTCTTGCAGTTGCTTATATCATACTTTATGGTAATATGACACCGTAGCTCAGCTATATCTACTAGTCGATAAAGCAAACCTTCAAGGCTTTGTTTCCGAGGTAAAATGCTGTAGCAATTTGTATCTCaaattatttctaattttttttttcttcttttgatgATTCTGTGACTAATACAAACTTAACAGTGAATATATTCACTACGCTTATGCTTAGCTTGCCTTCATTTGTTATTCTTTTCAAGCCGTATGTGAATTCTATGGAGTTGGAATGATCATTTTGTCAATCTTTTGCCGGTAAAGTGAGAGAGAGGCTAGTCTACAAATCTTGTCTCTGCAAAACATGTTTTTATTAATGCTAGTGAAAATTTTCTGTGAAAACAAAAACCATGAAGATAACAAATTATCTTGTGGCGCCTGCTGGGATTTTAAATACATTGTGCTATAATAGAATGTGTTGAATGCGAGCAGAATTGGCCTAGTTTAAAATGACTTGATTAGCTTGATTGAATGAATGATACATGATTATTTGCCTCAGGTGGTCGAACTAGGTTAGTCTTCCAGGATCTAATGACTTTTTGACTCAACATACTGATTGGCTTTGATCGATTGAACTATGCTAATCTGATCAACTCGTTACTCAAATCGGCTTATTATTTTCTGTAGATCTAGAGGGCTTCAGGGTAAAGGTCCTTCCTTCCAAAGGTGagagatttaaatttatataataatattgtcaagggagtttttttttttccttatcaaTGAAAAGACTGTACATTTAATTAGGTCATGAGCAATTTGTGGCcaagattaaaataaaataaaataaaataaaaattattttttacaccAAAAAGACTGAACTGAATCTTTCAAAACTGCTGCATGTACAAAATACATTACTTAGTCAAATCTCAATTTAAGCAGATCCCAGCTCTTCTGAAAATATTGAGCAGAAATCCAAATTTTATCAACTTGGAATAAAACCTAAATGAATCTCCCAAATTTATACCTCTATGTTTGCCATGAGCCTCACGAGATAAATCCTTCATTCTTCTAATGGATGAACGCCGAAGATATCCAAGTTTGTTAGGACAACAAATCAACAATACATACAAACAGTCAAATAATATTACTTGAACTTATATTGTATTTTACACCACTTGAAGAGTCAACTAGTggaagattaaaaaaaaagaagcacAATCACTAGCTAGAACTTGTAGACTTGGACATAAGGGTTCTCCACTGAACCAATCCATATTGTGCCGTTGTGTTCATTCGCTTCGCTCGCTACAAACGTATCATCTTCATTCAATAATACCTCCAGTAGCTTTCCTTCTCTACTCAATTTTATTGCCATAATTTGCTTTACCGTCTGTGTTGTAGTCTTGAAGTACACTTGATGGTTTAAGTCTATCTTTTCACGATTTATGGCCACCCAGAATTCTCCTCTTGAATTTCTTCGAATATTGTCCGGGTAACCTGGGAGGTCTGCGAACACAGTGGTGGCACCAGCCATGGGGCCGCGAAGCCAGTACTTGATGATCCGGCAAGAACCGGTCTCAGCATATACAAGGAAAGTGTTATCATCGCTCAAGGCGACTCCGTTGGGAAAGGGAAGAGAGTCTTTCAGCACTACAACATTCTTCCTTATTGGATCATATTTCAACAGTCTTCCCGTTGAATCTCCTGTAAGCACACATAATAAATAGTCCCTGCACAAAGATATTAGTATTActtattatcattattttataatcaacttaattcaTTATTTGGAACAAACGGTACATAAGATATGGGGACATTAATTCAGTATTggataaaatattcttttctttttcttcttcttcttctcacacGCATTAATTATATTGGAGTATTATTTGCTCTGTAAAAGCTAGAAATAAATTCCTCAAACAAAATTAACAATATTTGAACTAgactaaaaaaaaaagaatagctACTATTAAAATGGCAAAACCATAAATATATGCTCTATCTGTGTTTTatcttatatttttattaatcgTGTTTTAATTCGAGCTATTACTAGTGGCCTTATTTGAAAGTGTTTTTATGTCGAGATGCAATCGAATGGGTTGTTGAACGGCTTCATTGCGAATTTATGGCGTAGCCCACATTTGCATGAATACATAATTAATGTATACGAACGAGGGAGGATGGGAGTGTGGGTATTAAATGTTATGGGTAGGTAATCAGTATAATAGTTTGATGTTATacgttgactttttttttttttttttccaaatttgaGATAAATTTTGAACTTGGAACTCTCACCCTAACTTGCAAAAATCTTTACCAACATCGTAATTAATAGtcttctataattttatttttaaaaaaaaaacttatgaaaaatacaaagccTTGAtactttttaaaaacatttttcaaaattttattaatatcAAAATGATTATATACTTatattattgtaaattttttattGGAATATCTGTTTTACATTTCTAGTTATCTTGTTTATTAATGAAGAGTGGGTTTTGAATGATATTTAATATTCATAACTTTGTAGAAAGATATGGTAAAAAATGTTAGAGAATAGGTTTAATGGTAGTTGATgtggaaatatttaaatttatgtacAGTTGGTTTTatggataataataataataataataataataataataattcttaaattGTAAGTCTACTCACGGCCTCTGGTACTGCGTGCTACTGTCGGTGAAGTACACCTCCCCGGTGCTCTGATCCACGTCCACTCCATTAGTGAAGTTGAACGGTACGCCGTCGGCGCCGTCGGCGATCCTCCTCGCCACCCCTCCCTCCGCCCCCACCGCCAGCAGCCCCAAGTAGGCGTCCGCCACGTACAAAACCCCCGTGGCCCAGTGGAACTGCAGTCCCAGCGGCCGACCGCACTCACTCTCCTCCACCACTCCGCCGCCATAGCATGCTCTGTTCCTGATGAAGAACTCAAAGCGATAAATTAGTAGGCGTTGACCGATCAACTCGGAGatatagattattattattattattacttgtTTGCGGAATTGACGGCGAAGGTGGACCAGCCCTGGGAATGGCCATGCCAGAGGAGGATGCGTCCGTCGGAGACGCCGGTGTAGGGTCCTCGGCCGAGGTGGTCGAAGATGAGGCTCTCAGGGCCGACGGTGGCGGTGAGTTCGAGCCGCTCGATCTGGAGCATGCATTTCACTTCGTAGGgataggaagaggaagaggaagaggaagacgatGGGAGgtagaagaggagaagaatgacGGAGGAGAAGATTGGTAGAGTTATTGAAGCATCGTCCATGGCGGAGTTGGAATTGATGCCGGCGAACAAGGGAATCTGAggcttaaataataataataataataataataataataataataataataataataatatgatttgaCACGGCCCCAAATAAAATTTATGTTAACTAAATATGAAAATGATAGATCAATACTAGAATAAATAAATGGATTATGTAAATTAATCAGTTTTATCaaattaagttgatttttaataactttttttttatattaaataacgtTACACTTTAatcatataaaattatttttataaaatacgTGTAAAAGTTAGCTGAATCATGCTGTTCGACTCGAATAGAATGTAAAATCGGATTCTCTGCTTGCTACTTCGAGTCGACTCTATGTCAAAAatggaaataaataaattaaaaatcagATTCATtggttataaattaaaattaaaagtatatatatagTATCGTTTGAGATTTTTGTTATTTAACAAATAAAGGTCAATAATAAAAAAGTTCATAATGTATACCGAGAAGTCGGTGGAAGGTACGATTAATGAATTTATAATAAATGCAAATTTTCAAGATAatgtaaaaatattaaattaaaaaaaatttaattagttttaagcTTTTCAATCATTGGTCCTCTCATCCCGTTTCATTTTAATTTAGTCTTTAATTCTCAATTTCAGGTAAAAAATAATGCATGTAAAAAGTGCAATTATATTGTAGACTAGCTTTTTTGCTCAACGCAAAATTAATTGTgcttttctttttctgatttatttttagttaaatgTAATTACTTACTTCATCCCTCGGataaaaactctttttttttttttttctctcttttctactACTTTTGTTTGTTTTCTTCCCTTTGTTTTGAACCTTTTTTTGTTTTCTCCGGCATGCTAGCTGAGTTCGTCACTAATTAATGAGCCATTTGGTCGCGGCCCCTCCGTCCTCttggtttttcttcttctccaacaATTGCCTTCCGAACCAATTCTCTTAAATGTTTGTCGTGAGCATGCTACCTAACAATAACATCCTAATTAAGCTCATCCCTTGCTATACATTGAGCCCATACATTAATTAATTACATTGCTCGATCCGTCCGGAATAGATTAATAGTGACCGGAAACTTAAGAGAAGGCTCGGAGCATAGTAAGAGTGATCAGATATTTGAGAGAAGGTCGTACCATAAAAATAATGATGATCCTTTGTTTGAGAAGAGGATTGTTAGAAATACAATCacacattaaaaatatataaaaaagacTGAGTTTAAAAGATTAAATATATCTCCATTAATATGAGATATTTTGAGTAGAGcacaaaaataaatctataaagaCTTAGgtttaaagtggacaatatcataccattacaAAGATATGTgatttcttttggtcctaacaatgttACCCTGTCTTGCTCTCTTTGTGTTGTTATCGAGCTCACTGAAACTAGTCGAGGTTGCTAACGAAGAAGGTAAAAttttccctcttttctttcttcctccctatcttctcttttttgtttatctcaaaagcaacgattttccttttatttttccaaTGAGCAACCCTTTACAAAAcgattttccttttatttttccaaTGAGCAACCCTTTACAAGTCAGCTCTTTTTCCCTTTATCC contains:
- the LOC121997179 gene encoding protein STRICTOSIDINE SYNTHASE-LIKE 10-like, with the protein product MDDASITLPIFSSVILLLFYLPSSSSSSSSSYPYEVKCMLQIERLELTATVGPESLIFDHLGRGPYTGVSDGRILLWHGHSQGWSTFAVNSANKNRACYGGGVVEESECGRPLGLQFHWATGVLYVADAYLGLLAVGAEGGVARRIADGADGVPFNFTNGVDVDQSTGEVYFTDSSTQYQRPDYLLCVLTGDSTGRLLKYDPIRKNVVVLKDSLPFPNGVALSDDNTFLVYAETGSCRIIKYWLRGPMAGATTVFADLPGYPDNIRRNSRGEFWVAINREKIDLNHQVYFKTTTQTVKQIMAIKLSREGKLLEVLLNEDDTFVASEANEHNGTIWIGSVENPYVQVYKF